One genomic segment of Stigmatopora argus isolate UIUO_Sarg chromosome 1, RoL_Sarg_1.0, whole genome shotgun sequence includes these proteins:
- the LOC144073217 gene encoding trypsin produces MDLMCILLCILWDSLPTSCQDTIQGRIVGGFAPVPHSIKYIVSIQTTDRRHFCGGSLINKYWVITAAHCDIGVNKMMIVAGDYSLIIYEGTEQELLPQVLLPHPEYNSATENNDIMLIKLRSPVVLNSFVSIALLAWQGASIVEGRLCRVSGWGYTNPRGGLIPSVLRTVRLPIISSKKCNSSGSFNGNITENMLCAGYSVGGKDACQGDSGGPLVCDGLIHGLVSWGNGCGDAEFPGVYTAVSNYRRWIDDTIYSYYSRCNKT; encoded by the exons GCCAAGACACCATACAGGGACGTATTGTCGGAGGCTTTGCCCCAGTTCCGCACTCCATCAAGTACATTGTGTCGATTCAAACAACAGATCGTCGACACTTCTGTGGGGGatctttaataaataaatactgggTAATCACAGCAGCACATTGTGATATCGG AGTCAATAAAATGATGATCGTGGCTGGGGATTACTCTCTGATCATTTATGAGGGTACAGAGCAAGAACTCTTACCCCAGGTTTTGTTGCCGCATCCAGAGTACAACAGCGCCACCGAAAACAATGACATCATGCTCATAAAG CTGAGGAGCCCAGTTGTTCTGAACAGCTTTGTTTCTATCGCCCTGCTGGCTTGGCAGGGTGCCTCCATTGTCGAAGGCAGGCTGTGCCGCGTGTCTGGGTGGGGGTACACCAACCCACGTGGGGGCCTGATACCCTCAGTTCTGCGCACAGTCAGACTGCCCATCATCTCCtccaaaaaatgcaacagcagtGGTTCTTTCAATGGAAACATCACAGAAAACATGCTATGTGCAGGATACAGTGTTGGTGGGAAGGACGCTTGTCAG GGAGACTCAGGAGGGCCACTGGTATGTGATGGCCTCATCCATGGTTTAGTATCATGGGGCAATGGGTGTGGTGATGCCGAGTTTCCTGGAGTCTACACTGCTGTTTCCAACTACCGCAGATGGATTGACGATACTATTTATAGCTATTACAGCAGGTGTAACAAGACATGA